A region from the Acidobacteriota bacterium genome encodes:
- a CDS encoding glycoside hydrolase family 18 protein — MSLPNDFPISRRRFLLAGAGGLASLADSSRCQGRGSRPGRLLFNCDGSMIHCWGRAALPQNSGPLSRREFTDLVFTPIENSGVDTLLFSFGSGNVAEYQSNVLEWPGEADRFQFPESRTWHGGIEVDPKDQYLNPKSLADSGHNPPQIIVDECRRRGLRAFVSLRMNDIHDGQHPRGTLPNPELPTFKRINPDWLVPDLDWWSALNFEVAPVRELKLRVIEEFFDRWDFDGIELDWLRHTFYFPRGLEREKGKYLTEFMRAVRRSLRQKAAIRGRPIEIAVRVPERVEWCLEGGFEVPTWIREGLADTLILGQGLTESRGLSGFRELMGDRRLPIYPSLYPFGNGYALYPDEAIRGSAANLWRGGADGLYTFNWFFYGKWRSRLLGEIADPALLRDKDKRYTLVQRFEAHRTGRSPRYDSVRFNTMIKAAPLPFTLGRAGASQTVTLPIADEISSASSPPRRAELLVGLEGLPGDVLELTLNGRLLEPEELDAVEDLARIECHLVIPPSQGILGFPPRRRLDMDFDGLRLQVPVARLTRGDNQLRLRLKQRRPGADRPVRVSRIELSVGYGSG; from the coding sequence ATGTCCCTCCCCAACGACTTTCCGATCAGCCGGCGCCGCTTTCTCCTGGCGGGAGCCGGAGGGTTGGCCTCCCTGGCCGATTCCAGCAGGTGTCAGGGGCGCGGCTCCAGGCCTGGCCGGCTCCTGTTCAACTGCGATGGATCCATGATTCACTGCTGGGGGCGCGCCGCCTTGCCTCAAAACAGCGGACCCTTGAGCCGGAGGGAATTTACCGACCTGGTCTTCACTCCCATCGAGAACAGCGGCGTCGATACCCTGCTTTTCAGCTTTGGCAGCGGCAACGTGGCCGAGTACCAGAGCAACGTCCTGGAATGGCCCGGCGAGGCCGACCGGTTCCAGTTCCCTGAGAGCAGGACCTGGCACGGAGGCATCGAGGTCGATCCCAAGGACCAGTACCTGAACCCCAAGAGCCTGGCCGACTCCGGCCATAACCCGCCTCAGATCATCGTGGATGAATGTCGCCGGAGAGGGTTGAGGGCCTTTGTGTCGCTCCGGATGAACGATATCCACGACGGGCAGCACCCCCGGGGCACGCTTCCCAACCCCGAGCTGCCCACGTTCAAGAGAATCAACCCCGACTGGCTGGTTCCCGATCTGGATTGGTGGAGCGCCCTTAATTTCGAGGTGGCTCCGGTCCGGGAGCTGAAGCTCCGAGTCATCGAGGAGTTCTTCGATCGCTGGGACTTCGACGGCATCGAGCTCGACTGGCTCCGGCACACCTTCTATTTCCCCCGGGGCCTGGAGCGTGAAAAGGGCAAGTATCTGACCGAGTTCATGCGAGCCGTGAGGCGGAGTCTGCGGCAGAAGGCGGCCATAAGAGGCCGCCCCATCGAGATCGCGGTACGGGTGCCCGAGAGGGTGGAATGGTGCCTGGAAGGAGGATTCGAAGTCCCGACCTGGATCCGGGAGGGGCTGGCCGACACTCTGATTCTGGGTCAGGGGCTGACCGAGAGCCGGGGCCTATCCGGGTTCAGAGAGCTTATGGGCGACCGCCGGCTGCCCATCTATCCCAGCCTCTATCCCTTTGGCAACGGATATGCCCTGTATCCCGACGAGGCGATTCGAGGCAGCGCCGCCAACCTCTGGCGGGGCGGGGCCGACGGACTCTACACTTTCAACTGGTTCTTTTACGGGAAGTGGCGCAGCCGTCTGCTGGGGGAGATTGCCGACCCGGCCCTGCTCAGGGACAAGGACAAGCGCTACACCCTGGTGCAGCGCTTCGAGGCCCACCGAACCGGCCGCTCCCCCCGTTACGATTCGGTCCGATTCAACACCATGATCAAGGCGGCCCCGCTTCCCTTCACCCTGGGCAGGGCGGGAGCGTCCCAAACAGTCACCCTGCCCATCGCCGACGAGATCTCTTCCGCATCCAGCCCCCCCCGCCGGGCCGAGCTGCTGGTCGGCCTGGAAGGATTGCCGGGAGACGTACTGGAGTTAACGCTCAATGGCCGCCTCCTCGAACCGGAGGAGTTGGACGCGGTGGAGGACTTGGCACGGATCGAATGCCACCTGGTCATCCCCCCGAGTCAGGGAATCCTGGGATTCCCCCCCCGGCGACGGCTGGATATGGACTTCGACGGGTTGCGCTTGCAGGTGCCGGTGGCGCGGTTGACCCGGGGCGACAACCAACTCCGGCTGCGCCTCAAGCAGCGCCGCCCGGGCGCCGATCGACCGGTGAGGGTGAGCCGAATCGAGCTCTCGGTCGGCTACGGTTCCGGCTAG
- a CDS encoding Gfo/Idh/MocA family oxidoreductase produces the protein MRRRHFLQTALTAGLAVGTPPAAGTSGPGPGKARYRAGVIGLGWMGLLYDLAERIPDRFDVDDANRPTPELDIHRRFHHHDHPGTEGLPTSYAEALWDRPEVQLVAGADRDRKRLEAFGQRYGIQTLYTDGVEMMAKEKLDIVAVATNTKGRAFLTTKAAELGAKGIFTEKPMCHTLAEADRMVQACAERGVALNCGAITTTHPSFARARELVQRGAIGELVSIEASGPGAQHQNWSYFLDGQPAWVCGTGDQSRRESGSDEFRGQGMMVTDNGRVVHFRRGAPGVRLCGSKGEMTFSFVPGWQLWQEAKTPAGNGRVPMPWPAPQFVPPYGAVYSLADVVDCMEGRLDEPKNSGRRVAVALEVEIALKQSSKKGGARVDLPLSDRSLGLNYDWFR, from the coding sequence ATGCGGAGACGACACTTTCTTCAAACAGCACTGACTGCCGGCCTTGCGGTGGGAACGCCTCCTGCTGCCGGGACTTCCGGACCGGGCCCCGGGAAGGCCAGGTATCGTGCCGGGGTGATCGGCCTGGGCTGGATGGGACTGCTTTACGACCTGGCGGAGCGCATTCCCGATCGCTTCGACGTGGATGACGCCAACCGGCCCACGCCCGAGTTGGACATCCACCGAAGGTTCCACCACCACGACCACCCCGGCACGGAAGGGCTCCCCACCTCCTATGCGGAAGCGCTGTGGGATCGCCCGGAAGTGCAACTGGTGGCCGGAGCCGACCGCGACAGGAAACGGCTTGAGGCCTTTGGCCAACGCTACGGCATCCAGACCCTCTATACCGACGGTGTCGAGATGATGGCAAAGGAAAAGCTCGACATCGTGGCCGTGGCTACCAATACCAAGGGTCGGGCCTTTCTCACCACCAAGGCGGCGGAGTTGGGGGCCAAGGGCATCTTCACCGAGAAACCCATGTGCCATACTCTGGCGGAAGCCGACCGTATGGTCCAGGCCTGCGCCGAGCGGGGAGTCGCTCTCAACTGCGGCGCCATCACCACCACCCACCCTTCCTTTGCCAGGGCCAGGGAGTTGGTGCAGCGGGGGGCCATCGGCGAACTGGTTTCCATCGAGGCCTCAGGCCCCGGGGCTCAACATCAGAACTGGTCCTACTTTCTGGACGGCCAGCCGGCCTGGGTGTGCGGGACCGGGGATCAGTCCAGAAGAGAATCCGGAAGCGACGAGTTCAGGGGTCAGGGAATGATGGTGACAGACAACGGCCGGGTGGTCCACTTCCGCAGGGGCGCTCCCGGGGTCCGTCTCTGCGGCAGCAAAGGGGAGATGACCTTTTCCTTCGTTCCCGGCTGGCAGCTTTGGCAGGAGGCCAAGACGCCGGCGGGAAACGGACGGGTTCCGATGCCCTGGCCCGCCCCCCAGTTCGTCCCTCCCTACGGCGCCGTCTACAGCCTGGCCGATGTGGTGGACTGCATGGAGGGCCGGCTGGACGAGCCCAAAAACTCGGGACGCCGAGTGGCCGTGGCTCTGGAAGTGGAGATCGCCCTCAAGCAGTCTTCCAAAAAGGGGGGCGCTCGAGTCGACCTTCCCCTGTCCGACCGTTCTCTGGGGCTCAACTACGACTGGTTTCGGTAA
- a CDS encoding PSD1 and planctomycete cytochrome C domain-containing protein yields MRPISIGVVLFTGLAALTGTAEDTSSLFRTQIKPILETRCLSCHDSRTHNSGLVLETPEAILRGGALNGPSVLAGNAEASPLIQYLRGEKQPAMPLGEPPLPEEEIALIAAWIDRLPPPADTGRSEGAAWPFTELKPPAIPAVQNRQWVRNPIDALILAKLETQGMEPAPPASRRSLLRRVYFDLIGLPPSPEAMVRFLENPAEDAFEQEVEKLLRSPHYGERWGRHWLDLVRYADTEGGGPDYPRPHIWRYRDYVIRAFNQDRAYDRFVKEQLAGDLYAVYGAEGRLGLGFLNLGVVGEDAGRQNLLVDLVTTTGSVFLGLTLECARCHDHKYDPIPARDYFRTEAFFASLTVGEADLPFTQYEGPSLDPEAWERRAKAWQQELDQRKELKERTTAEFLKRLEKPFHLVGGQDLKDGVVPPSDAGELKTALNRGVLFTRQERELYRLIERQNTAYGNVSHRDYFKSRVHTAWEIQSGYGARRPHPAMPTTYLLQGGNPKARGEAVQPGFLSAVEAGFPFKSENPRQNPRQTLAEWIAHPDNPLTARVMVNRIWQHHFGEGLVRTASDFGRNGSGTLHPELIDFLASYFVRNRWSIKTVHRLILQSNVYRQSIRSPRAEEYRSRDPDNRYFWRSNPLRLEAEAIRDSILAVSGELNATIGGPGFFPKVEEDLLWEGGTWWKPSSREERNRRTVYMWQGRSFQLPMMNVFDGANLNESCWRRQVTTVAPQVFALFNNPFVHEQSRRMAGRIVREAGSDPESQLKRAFQLALQRDPTPGERSRGLDFLTRPLTARQTPVELAKGPAAAPGVGSDASPRLPLSAGDQDRLADLCLVLLNMNEFIFLE; encoded by the coding sequence TTGAGACCGATCTCAATCGGGGTGGTTCTTTTCACCGGGTTGGCGGCCCTCACAGGCACGGCTGAAGACACCTCGTCCCTCTTCCGGACCCAGATCAAACCCATCCTGGAGACCCGCTGTCTCTCCTGCCACGATTCCCGGACCCACAATAGCGGCCTGGTGCTGGAAACGCCGGAGGCCATTCTTCGGGGAGGCGCTCTCAACGGCCCCTCCGTCCTGGCCGGCAATGCCGAGGCCAGTCCCCTGATCCAATACCTTCGGGGTGAGAAGCAGCCGGCCATGCCCCTGGGAGAGCCGCCGCTGCCGGAGGAGGAGATCGCCCTGATCGCGGCCTGGATCGACCGACTGCCGCCCCCGGCAGACACTGGTCGGAGTGAGGGTGCAGCCTGGCCCTTCACCGAGTTGAAGCCGCCGGCCATCCCGGCAGTCCAAAACCGGCAGTGGGTGAGAAACCCCATCGATGCGCTGATCCTGGCCAAGTTGGAGACGCAGGGGATGGAACCGGCGCCGCCGGCTTCCCGGAGATCCCTGCTGCGGCGGGTTTATTTCGATCTGATCGGCCTGCCGCCTTCCCCTGAGGCCATGGTCCGGTTTCTCGAAAACCCGGCCGAGGACGCCTTTGAGCAGGAGGTCGAGAAACTGCTGCGCAGCCCGCACTACGGGGAGCGTTGGGGCAGGCACTGGCTGGATCTGGTTCGCTACGCCGATACCGAAGGGGGCGGTCCCGACTATCCCCGTCCCCACATCTGGCGCTACCGGGATTACGTCATTCGCGCCTTCAATCAGGATCGTGCCTACGACCGCTTTGTCAAGGAGCAGCTTGCCGGCGATCTGTATGCGGTTTACGGCGCCGAGGGCAGGCTCGGCCTCGGCTTCCTCAACCTGGGGGTCGTCGGAGAGGACGCCGGGCGGCAGAATCTGCTGGTCGATCTGGTCACCACCACCGGATCGGTTTTCCTGGGGCTCACCCTGGAGTGCGCTCGCTGTCACGACCACAAGTACGACCCCATTCCCGCTCGCGACTATTTCCGTACCGAGGCCTTCTTTGCCTCCCTCACCGTGGGTGAGGCCGACCTTCCCTTTACACAATACGAGGGCCCGAGCCTCGATCCCGAGGCATGGGAGCGGCGTGCCAAAGCCTGGCAGCAGGAGCTGGACCAGCGCAAGGAACTGAAGGAGAGGACCACGGCGGAATTTCTGAAGCGCCTGGAAAAGCCATTCCACCTGGTTGGGGGGCAGGACCTCAAGGACGGGGTGGTGCCGCCGAGCGATGCCGGCGAACTGAAGACCGCCCTCAATCGAGGGGTTCTGTTCACCCGGCAGGAGCGGGAACTCTATCGCCTGATCGAGAGACAGAACACCGCCTACGGCAACGTGAGCCACCGCGATTACTTCAAGTCCAGGGTGCACACCGCCTGGGAGATCCAGAGCGGCTATGGAGCTCGCCGGCCTCACCCCGCCATGCCCACCACCTACCTGCTGCAGGGCGGCAACCCAAAGGCCAGGGGGGAGGCGGTGCAACCGGGATTCCTGAGCGCCGTTGAAGCCGGTTTTCCGTTCAAGAGCGAGAATCCCAGACAGAATCCCAGGCAGACGCTGGCGGAGTGGATCGCTCACCCCGACAATCCCTTGACGGCCCGAGTCATGGTGAACCGAATTTGGCAGCACCATTTCGGCGAGGGACTGGTGCGGACCGCCAGCGATTTCGGACGGAACGGATCGGGGACCCTCCACCCCGAGCTGATCGATTTTCTGGCGTCTTATTTCGTCCGGAACCGTTGGAGCATCAAGACCGTGCATCGGCTGATCCTGCAGTCCAATGTCTACCGGCAGTCGATCCGGAGCCCCCGAGCCGAGGAGTACCGCTCCCGGGATCCCGACAACCGCTACTTCTGGCGGAGCAATCCGCTGAGGTTGGAGGCCGAGGCGATCCGGGACAGCATCCTGGCAGTCAGTGGGGAGTTGAATGCCACCATCGGAGGACCGGGGTTCTTCCCCAAGGTCGAGGAAGACCTGCTGTGGGAGGGAGGGACCTGGTGGAAACCCTCCAGCCGGGAGGAAAGGAACCGGCGCACCGTCTACATGTGGCAGGGACGGTCCTTTCAACTGCCCATGATGAACGTCTTTGACGGAGCCAATCTGAACGAAAGCTGCTGGAGGCGGCAGGTGACCACCGTCGCCCCCCAGGTGTTCGCCTTGTTCAACAACCCCTTCGTGCACGAGCAGAGTCGCAGGATGGCAGGCAGGATCGTTCGAGAGGCGGGATCCGACCCCGAATCCCAACTGAAGCGGGCTTTCCAGTTGGCCCTGCAACGCGATCCCACGCCCGGGGAACGATCCCGCGGCCTGGACTTTCTGACCCGGCCCCTGACGGCCCGACAGACACCCGTCGAGTTGGCCAAAGGGCCGGCGGCCGCTCCGGGCGTGGGCTCGGACGCCTCGCCGCGGCTGCCGCTCTCCGCCGGAGACCAGGACCGTCTGGCCGATCTCTGCCTGGTTCTGTTGAACATGAACGAGTTCATCTTTCTGGAGTGA
- a CDS encoding DUF1501 domain-containing protein: MKNLNYEYCGRFEAADPSLGALGRRDFLYRLGRGVGGVALSSMLFREGLLGAGANGNPLAAREGHRPARAKSCIFLFMAGGPSQMDTFDPKPLLNKYHGTPAFDGAQQRTSGRKLLYVGSPFRFSRFGRCGTEVSDMFPHLATCVDDMAVVRSIHTDSDAHSLATFLMNTGEALPGSPSLGSWTVYGLGTENENLPAFVVFPISGTGGFGGPQNWSNGYLPAIYQGTPLKSEGVPIVDLQPPAGTTAEQQEANIRLLNHFNRPYLQEHPLKSDLWARMKNYELAFRMQMTVPEALDVDKEPPAIRELYGLDNKISEPMGRRCLMARRLVERGVRFVQIYSRGWDSHQDIAGQHRLRGLETDRPMAALLKDLKQRGLLDQTLVAWGGEFGRTPQSLPLNWKAPGREHNKTAMPMWFAGGGVKGGTVVGATDELGEKAVENPYHLHDLHATFLHLMGLDDMRLTYYHAGRFKRLTDLGGKIIKEMV, encoded by the coding sequence ATGAAGAATCTCAACTACGAATATTGCGGTCGGTTCGAAGCGGCTGACCCTTCCCTGGGTGCGCTGGGCCGCCGGGATTTCCTCTATCGCCTGGGGCGTGGTGTCGGAGGCGTAGCCCTCTCCTCGATGCTGTTCCGGGAGGGCTTGCTGGGCGCCGGCGCAAACGGCAACCCGCTGGCGGCCAGGGAGGGCCACCGCCCGGCCCGGGCCAAGTCATGCATCTTCCTGTTCATGGCCGGCGGTCCCAGCCAGATGGACACCTTCGATCCCAAGCCGTTGTTGAACAAGTACCACGGCACCCCGGCCTTCGATGGCGCCCAGCAGCGCACCTCCGGAAGAAAGCTGCTCTACGTGGGAAGTCCGTTTCGCTTCAGCAGGTTCGGCCGGTGCGGCACCGAAGTGTCGGACATGTTTCCCCATCTGGCAACCTGCGTGGACGACATGGCGGTGGTGCGGTCGATTCACACCGACTCCGACGCCCACTCCCTGGCCACCTTTCTGATGAATACCGGGGAAGCTCTGCCCGGCAGTCCTTCGCTGGGTTCCTGGACGGTCTACGGGCTGGGAACCGAGAATGAAAACCTTCCGGCCTTCGTGGTGTTTCCGATCAGTGGAACCGGGGGTTTCGGAGGTCCTCAGAACTGGTCCAACGGGTACCTGCCGGCCATCTACCAGGGAACCCCCCTCAAGTCGGAGGGCGTTCCCATCGTGGATCTGCAGCCCCCTGCCGGAACCACCGCCGAACAGCAGGAAGCCAATATCCGGTTGCTGAATCACTTCAACCGGCCCTACCTGCAAGAACATCCGCTGAAGAGTGACCTTTGGGCTCGCATGAAGAACTACGAACTGGCCTTCCGCATGCAGATGACGGTTCCGGAAGCCCTGGACGTGGACAAGGAGCCGCCGGCCATTCGGGAGCTGTACGGACTCGACAACAAGATCAGCGAGCCCATGGGCAGACGATGCCTGATGGCACGACGCCTGGTGGAGCGGGGCGTGCGCTTCGTGCAGATCTACTCCCGGGGCTGGGACTCCCACCAGGACATCGCCGGCCAGCACCGCCTGCGGGGTCTGGAAACCGACCGGCCCATGGCGGCCCTGTTGAAGGATCTCAAGCAGCGGGGCCTGCTGGATCAGACCCTGGTAGCCTGGGGAGGCGAATTCGGGCGCACTCCCCAGAGCCTGCCTCTCAACTGGAAGGCCCCGGGGCGGGAACACAACAAGACGGCCATGCCCATGTGGTTCGCCGGAGGCGGCGTGAAGGGAGGCACGGTTGTGGGGGCCACCGATGAGCTGGGCGAGAAGGCGGTCGAGAATCCCTACCACCTCCACGATCTGCACGCCACCTTCCTTCACCTGATGGGTTTGGACGACATGCGCCTGACCTACTACCACGCGGGCAGGTTCAAGCGCCTCACCGACCTGGGCGGCAAGATCATCAAGGAGATGGTCTAG